The proteins below are encoded in one region of Bacillus vallismortis:
- a CDS encoding UDP-N-acetylmuramoyl-L-alanyl-D-glutamate--2,6-diaminopimelate ligase, translating into MKLTKLLRYLTTEPSVNDSQDPEITSIEMDSREVKKGSLFVCVKGYTVDGHDFAQKAVESGAAAIVAERELDVDVPVIIVRQSLRALSVLSDAFYGQPTKKLQLIGITGTNGKTSTTHMVDEILKKAGKRTGLIGTMYMKIGDETLPVKNTTPESVTLQKTFKKMNDKQVDTAIMEVSSHALSLGRVHGCDYDIAVFTNLTQDHLDYHKTMDEYRQAKSLLFSQLGGAFNHERPKCAVLNADDEASAYFEKVTAAHISTYGIKNNADVMAKNITITAQGTSFDLVTNKGTKHITMSLVGQFNVYNVLAAVTTCIAAGIPFETITEAVQELHGVRGRFELVNQQQEFPVIVDYAHTPDSLENVLKTCKDMTEGKLFVVVGCGGDRDKSKRPKMAKIAVELSDEPIFTSDNPRSEDPRAILRDMEAGVENAYYHSIANREQAIFFAIANAKKGDVVLIAGKGHETYQQIGNKTFDFDDAEVAARAIVELNKNKTNS; encoded by the coding sequence ATGAAACTAACAAAGCTGCTACGATACTTAACAACCGAACCTTCTGTAAACGACTCACAAGACCCTGAAATAACTTCAATTGAGATGGACTCCAGGGAAGTAAAGAAAGGGAGTCTTTTTGTATGTGTAAAAGGGTATACGGTGGATGGACATGATTTTGCCCAAAAAGCAGTAGAAAGCGGCGCAGCGGCTATTGTGGCAGAAAGAGAGCTTGATGTGGATGTGCCTGTCATTATTGTCCGGCAGTCACTGCGGGCGCTCAGCGTTCTGTCTGATGCGTTTTACGGACAGCCGACTAAGAAGCTTCAGCTGATCGGGATAACTGGCACAAACGGAAAAACATCAACGACCCACATGGTTGATGAGATTCTGAAAAAAGCGGGAAAACGCACAGGCTTGATCGGCACCATGTACATGAAAATCGGCGATGAAACACTTCCCGTTAAAAACACGACACCTGAAAGCGTCACGCTGCAGAAAACGTTTAAGAAAATGAATGACAAGCAAGTTGACACTGCCATCATGGAAGTTTCTTCTCACGCATTGTCTTTAGGACGTGTTCATGGCTGTGATTATGACATTGCCGTGTTTACGAATTTAACGCAGGACCATCTGGACTATCATAAAACGATGGATGAGTACCGACAGGCAAAAAGCCTGCTCTTTTCTCAGCTGGGCGGGGCTTTCAACCATGAACGTCCAAAGTGTGCCGTACTGAACGCTGACGATGAGGCGAGCGCTTATTTTGAAAAGGTGACCGCAGCGCATATTTCTACATACGGAATAAAAAACAACGCTGATGTAATGGCGAAAAACATCACGATCACGGCACAGGGCACAAGCTTTGATCTTGTGACCAACAAAGGCACTAAACATATCACCATGTCGCTCGTTGGACAGTTTAACGTGTATAACGTGCTGGCAGCTGTTACAACATGTATTGCAGCAGGCATACCGTTTGAAACGATCACTGAAGCGGTTCAAGAATTGCATGGTGTAAGAGGCCGATTTGAATTGGTGAATCAGCAGCAGGAGTTTCCGGTTATTGTTGATTACGCGCACACACCGGACAGCCTTGAAAATGTCCTGAAAACATGCAAAGACATGACAGAAGGAAAGCTCTTTGTCGTTGTCGGCTGCGGGGGAGACAGAGATAAGTCGAAACGCCCGAAAATGGCTAAAATCGCTGTGGAGCTGTCTGACGAGCCGATTTTTACTTCAGATAACCCGAGAAGTGAAGATCCTCGCGCGATTTTAAGAGATATGGAAGCCGGAGTAGAGAACGCATACTACCATAGCATTGCAAACCGCGAACAGGCGATCTTTTTCGCGATTGCCAATGCCAAAAAAGGCGACGTAGTCCTCATTGCAGGAAAAGGACATGAAACCTATCAGCAGATCGGAAACAAAACTTTCGATTTTGACGATGCTGAAGTGGCGGCGAGAGCGATTGTCGAACTCAATAAGAATAAGACAAATTCATAG
- a CDS encoding stage V sporulation protein D, translated as MRVSNVTVRKRLLFVLLFGVIVFLIIDTRLGYVQFVMGEKLTSLAKDSWSRNLPFEPERGEILDRNGVKLATNKSAPTVFVVPRQVQNPMNTSKQLAAVLNMSEEKVYKHVTKKASIEKITPEGRKISNEKAKEIKALDLKGVYVAEDSIRHYPFGSFLSHVLGFAGIDNQGLLGLEAYYDDDLKGEKGSVKFYTDAKGKKMPDEADDYTPSKDGLDLKLTVDSKVQTILERELDNAEAKYHPDGMIAVAMNPKNGEILGMSSRPDFDPAAYQSVDPSVYNRNLPVWSTYEPGSTFKIITLAAALEEQKVNLKRDQFFDKGHVEVDGARLRCWKKGGHGLQTFLEVVQNSCNPGFVELGERLGKDKLFKYIKDFGFGQKTGIDLQGEGTGILFPLDRVGPVEQATTAFGQGVSVTPIQQVAAVSAAVNGGTLYTPYIAKEWIDPVTKKTVKKQSPIAKKQVISEGTSKQIRYALESVVAEGTGRNAFVEGYRVGGKTGTAQKVKDGKYLENNHIVSFIGFAPADDPSLVVYVAVDNPKGTIQFGGTVAAPIVGNMMRDSLPELGVKPRKNQIEKKYQWNDTKTVEVPNVVGMSVSDLESILVNLNVDASGKGSKIVKQSPAAGTKVKEGSKIRVYLTEEDEKEAAD; from the coding sequence TTGCGCGTCTCGAATGTAACGGTTAGAAAACGTTTATTATTTGTTTTGCTTTTTGGCGTGATCGTGTTTCTGATCATTGATACAAGGCTGGGGTATGTTCAGTTTGTGATGGGGGAAAAACTGACTTCGCTAGCAAAAGATTCCTGGAGCAGGAACTTGCCGTTTGAGCCGGAGAGAGGCGAAATCCTGGATCGGAACGGTGTGAAGCTCGCAACAAACAAAAGTGCGCCGACCGTATTCGTCGTGCCGCGCCAAGTCCAAAACCCGATGAATACGAGCAAGCAGCTTGCGGCAGTTTTAAACATGTCAGAAGAAAAAGTATATAAGCATGTGACAAAAAAAGCGTCAATCGAAAAGATAACTCCTGAAGGGAGAAAGATTTCGAATGAAAAGGCGAAAGAAATCAAAGCGCTCGATTTAAAAGGAGTGTATGTTGCGGAGGACAGTATCCGCCATTACCCGTTCGGAAGCTTTTTATCTCATGTGCTCGGATTTGCTGGAATTGACAATCAAGGTCTCCTAGGTCTGGAAGCTTATTACGATGATGATTTAAAAGGGGAAAAGGGCTCTGTTAAGTTTTATACAGACGCCAAGGGGAAGAAAATGCCTGATGAAGCGGACGATTATACACCGTCTAAGGACGGGCTTGATCTGAAGCTGACGGTTGATTCAAAGGTTCAGACGATACTGGAAAGAGAGCTTGATAACGCTGAAGCTAAATATCATCCAGACGGTATGATTGCAGTGGCCATGAATCCGAAAAACGGAGAAATATTGGGAATGTCCAGCAGGCCTGACTTTGACCCGGCCGCTTATCAATCAGTCGATCCGTCCGTCTACAATCGGAATCTGCCGGTATGGAGCACGTATGAACCGGGATCTACCTTTAAAATTATTACACTTGCAGCAGCTCTTGAAGAGCAAAAGGTAAATTTGAAACGTGATCAATTTTTTGATAAAGGGCATGTGGAAGTGGACGGAGCGAGACTGCGGTGCTGGAAAAAAGGCGGGCACGGACTGCAAACGTTTCTAGAAGTTGTACAGAATTCCTGTAACCCGGGGTTTGTTGAATTGGGCGAGCGTCTAGGCAAGGATAAGCTTTTTAAATATATTAAAGACTTTGGTTTCGGCCAAAAAACAGGAATTGACCTGCAAGGTGAAGGAACAGGAATCTTATTCCCGCTTGACAGAGTAGGCCCGGTCGAGCAAGCGACTACAGCTTTCGGACAGGGAGTGTCCGTCACGCCGATTCAACAGGTTGCAGCCGTATCCGCCGCTGTAAACGGAGGAACGCTTTATACACCTTATATCGCAAAGGAATGGATTGACCCTGTAACGAAAAAAACGGTCAAAAAACAATCGCCAATCGCAAAGAAACAAGTCATTTCTGAGGGAACGTCCAAACAAATCCGCTATGCTTTAGAAAGTGTTGTCGCAGAAGGCACCGGCCGCAACGCGTTTGTAGAAGGATATCGTGTCGGCGGTAAAACGGGAACGGCACAAAAGGTTAAAGATGGAAAATACCTTGAAAACAACCACATTGTATCATTTATCGGTTTCGCTCCGGCTGATGATCCGAGTCTTGTCGTCTATGTCGCAGTGGATAACCCGAAAGGCACGATTCAATTTGGCGGAACGGTTGCAGCGCCTATTGTCGGGAATATGATGAGAGACAGCCTGCCGGAGCTTGGTGTGAAACCTCGTAAAAATCAAATCGAGAAAAAGTACCAATGGAACGACACAAAAACAGTAGAAGTTCCGAATGTTGTAGGGATGTCTGTCTCAGATCTTGAGTCGATTTTGGTGAATCTCAATGTGGATGCTTCCGGGAAAGGAAGCAAAATTGTGAAACAATCGCCGGCTGCCGGAACGAAAGTAAAAGAGGGCTCAAAGATACGAGTTTATTTGACTGAAGAGGATGAAAAGGAGGCAGCCGATTGA
- the pbpB gene encoding penicillin-binding protein 2B, protein MIQMPKKNKFMNRGAAILSICFALFFFVILGRMAYIQITGKANGEVLATKATEQHEKKRTIEASRGSILDRTGKVIAEDTATYKLIAILDEKMTTDKKHPQHVQNKEKTAEALSKEIKMDKADLLDILNKDAKQVEFGSAGRDITYSQKKKIEKLKLPGISFLRDTKRFYPNGVFASNLIGYAEVDRDTNEISGAMGLEKVLDKYLKEQDGYVTYESDKSGWELPNSKNKISAPKNGDNVYLTIDQKIQTFLEDSMTKVAKKYNPKKIMAAVVDPKTGKVLAMGQRPSFDPNKRDVTNYYNDLISYAYEPGSTMKIFTLAAAMQENVFNPNEKYKSGTFEVGGEPVRDHNQGVGWGPTTYHDGVLRSSNVAFAKLAKEKLGYDRLNQYLHKFNLDQKTGIDLPGEVSSKINFKYEFDKASTAYGQASAVTPIQQLQAATAIANDGKMMKPYVIDHIIDPDSDKTVYQNKPESAGTPISASTAKKVRDILGEVVTSKIGTGKPYKIEGFDVAGKTGTAQIAGKGGYLDGTDNYIFSFMGMAPKDDPELLIYVAVQQPQLKAGQSSSDPVSEIFNPTMKNSLHYLNIEPTEKSDSDKEETKAQTMPDLTDQTVAGAQKKAKEENLTPVVIGSDVAVKEQYPKADEEVLTNQKVFLKTGGKIKMPDMTGWSRREVLQYGELAGIHMEVSGQGYAVSQSVKKDKEIKDKTVIKVTFKNPD, encoded by the coding sequence ATGATCCAAATGCCAAAAAAGAATAAATTTATGAATAGAGGAGCGGCGATTCTAAGTATTTGTTTCGCTCTCTTTTTCTTTGTCATCCTGGGGAGAATGGCATACATTCAAATAACCGGAAAAGCAAATGGTGAAGTGCTTGCGACAAAAGCGACAGAACAGCATGAAAAGAAACGGACCATCGAAGCAAGCCGCGGCTCGATTTTAGACCGAACCGGAAAAGTGATTGCAGAGGACACAGCGACGTATAAGCTGATCGCTATTCTCGATGAAAAAATGACCACTGATAAAAAGCACCCTCAGCATGTTCAAAACAAAGAAAAAACGGCGGAAGCGCTGTCTAAAGAGATAAAGATGGACAAAGCTGACCTCCTTGATATCTTAAACAAGGATGCAAAACAAGTGGAGTTCGGTTCAGCGGGGCGGGATATCACGTATTCTCAAAAGAAAAAAATTGAAAAGCTAAAACTTCCCGGCATTTCATTTTTACGAGATACAAAACGTTTCTATCCAAACGGTGTTTTTGCATCTAATTTAATCGGCTATGCCGAGGTTGATCGAGATACAAATGAAATTTCCGGCGCGATGGGACTAGAAAAGGTACTGGATAAGTATTTGAAAGAGCAGGACGGATATGTGACTTATGAAAGCGACAAATCCGGCTGGGAGCTCCCGAACAGCAAAAATAAAATTTCAGCGCCAAAAAATGGAGACAATGTTTATTTAACCATTGACCAGAAAATTCAAACCTTTCTGGAAGACAGCATGACAAAAGTGGCGAAAAAATATAACCCGAAAAAAATCATGGCCGCAGTCGTCGATCCGAAAACGGGCAAAGTGCTTGCCATGGGACAGCGCCCAAGCTTTGATCCGAACAAACGCGATGTGACAAACTACTATAATGATTTGATTTCATATGCGTATGAACCTGGTTCAACGATGAAGATTTTTACACTTGCTGCTGCGATGCAGGAAAACGTGTTTAATCCGAATGAAAAATACAAATCCGGTACGTTTGAAGTTGGCGGGGAACCTGTGAGGGATCATAATCAGGGTGTAGGCTGGGGGCCGACAACGTATCATGACGGCGTCCTAAGATCGTCTAATGTTGCATTTGCGAAACTGGCGAAAGAAAAGCTGGGGTACGATCGCCTCAATCAGTATTTACACAAATTCAATTTGGATCAAAAAACAGGTATTGATTTGCCTGGAGAAGTCTCAAGTAAAATCAACTTTAAGTATGAATTCGATAAAGCATCAACCGCATATGGCCAAGCGTCTGCTGTTACACCAATTCAGCAGCTTCAGGCCGCAACAGCAATAGCAAATGACGGCAAAATGATGAAACCTTATGTCATTGACCATATTATTGATCCGGACTCAGATAAAACCGTCTATCAAAATAAGCCGGAATCAGCCGGAACTCCAATTTCTGCAAGCACTGCGAAAAAAGTGCGAGATATTTTGGGAGAAGTCGTTACATCGAAAATCGGAACAGGGAAGCCCTATAAAATTGAAGGGTTTGATGTTGCCGGAAAAACAGGTACTGCACAAATAGCAGGTAAAGGCGGATATTTGGACGGAACAGATAACTATATCTTTTCGTTTATGGGTATGGCTCCGAAAGATGATCCTGAGCTTTTGATTTATGTTGCTGTACAGCAGCCGCAGTTAAAAGCGGGACAAAGCAGTTCAGACCCAGTTTCTGAAATCTTCAACCCAACAATGAAAAACAGCCTGCACTACCTGAACATCGAACCGACTGAAAAATCTGACTCGGATAAAGAAGAAACAAAAGCGCAGACGATGCCTGATTTGACAGATCAAACGGTAGCTGGTGCTCAAAAGAAAGCAAAGGAAGAGAATCTCACACCGGTTGTCATCGGCAGTGATGTCGCTGTAAAAGAACAGTATCCGAAAGCGGATGAGGAGGTTCTAACCAATCAGAAGGTCTTCCTGAAAACGGGCGGAAAAATCAAAATGCCTGATATGACTGGCTGGTCGAGAAGAGAGGTTCTTCAGTACGGCGAACTGGCGGGGATTCATATGGAAGTAAGCGGACAAGGCTACGCTGTCAGCCAAAGCGTTAAAAAGGACAAAGAAATAAAAGACAAAACCGTCATCAAGGTGACGTTTAAAAACCCTGATTAA
- the ftsL gene encoding cell division protein FtsL, with product MSNLAYQQEKQQRHAIRPEKKVIVKKRASITLGEKVLLVLFASVVLCVSLLIVSKAYAAYQTNIEVQKLEEQISSENKQIGDLEKTVADLSKPQRIMDIAEKNGLNLKDKKVKNIQE from the coding sequence ATGAGCAATTTAGCTTACCAACAAGAGAAACAGCAGCGGCATGCGATCAGACCTGAGAAAAAAGTGATTGTCAAGAAAAGGGCTTCCATTACTCTCGGAGAAAAAGTGCTTCTTGTCCTCTTTGCTTCGGTGGTGCTCTGCGTATCGCTTTTGATCGTATCGAAGGCGTATGCAGCATATCAAACCAATATTGAGGTACAAAAACTTGAGGAGCAAATTTCATCCGAAAACAAGCAAATTGGTGACCTCGAAAAAACCGTTGCTGATTTAAGCAAACCGCAGCGCATCATGGACATTGCGGAAAAAAACGGCTTGAATTTAAAAGATAAAAAAGTGAAAAACATACAGGAATGA
- the rsmH gene encoding 16S rRNA (cytosine(1402)-N(4))-methyltransferase RsmH has product MFQHKTVLLRETVDGLNIKPDGTYVDCTLGGAGHSTYLLQQLSEKGRLIAFDQDDTALQHAKETLSNYKGQLILIKSNFRYLKECLNEQGITEVDGILFDLGVSSPQLDTPERGFSYHHDAPLDMRMDQSATLTAKEVVNEWRYEDLVRIFFKYGEEKFSKQIARKIEEARIKSPIQTTGQLVDLIKDAIPAPARRSGGHPAKRVFQAIRIAVNDELKVFEEALEQAIEVLKPEGRVSVITFHSLEDRICKTTFKEKSSLPELPPGLPVIPAEFEPELKLITRKPITASQEELEENNRARSAKLRIAEKRK; this is encoded by the coding sequence ATGTTTCAACACAAGACAGTACTTCTTCGTGAAACCGTAGACGGGCTCAATATTAAACCGGACGGTACATATGTAGACTGCACACTCGGCGGAGCTGGGCACAGTACATACTTATTGCAACAGTTATCCGAGAAGGGGCGTTTAATCGCTTTTGACCAAGACGATACGGCGTTACAGCATGCGAAAGAAACGTTGTCCAATTATAAAGGGCAGCTCATTCTGATCAAAAGCAATTTCAGGTATTTAAAAGAATGTTTGAATGAACAAGGCATTACAGAAGTAGACGGTATTTTATTTGATTTAGGGGTGTCCTCGCCGCAGTTGGATACACCGGAACGCGGATTCAGTTACCATCATGACGCACCGTTGGACATGAGGATGGACCAGTCGGCCACGCTTACGGCGAAAGAAGTCGTTAATGAGTGGCGCTATGAGGATCTCGTCCGTATTTTCTTTAAATACGGCGAAGAGAAGTTCAGCAAACAGATCGCCAGAAAAATTGAGGAGGCAAGAATCAAATCTCCTATTCAAACTACGGGCCAACTGGTCGATCTAATAAAAGACGCGATTCCCGCTCCAGCGAGAAGGAGCGGAGGACATCCCGCAAAACGCGTGTTTCAGGCAATCAGAATTGCCGTGAACGATGAACTGAAAGTGTTTGAAGAGGCATTGGAGCAGGCGATTGAGGTTCTGAAACCAGAAGGAAGGGTATCAGTCATTACCTTCCACTCGCTTGAAGATAGAATCTGCAAAACCACTTTTAAAGAAAAGTCGTCGCTTCCAGAACTTCCTCCGGGTCTTCCTGTCATACCGGCAGAGTTTGAACCAGAGCTGAAGCTCATCACACGTAAACCGATTACGGCATCCCAAGAAGAGCTTGAAGAAAACAATCGGGCCCGTTCTGCGAAGCTCCGGATTGCCGAAAAAAGAAAATAA
- the mraZ gene encoding division/cell wall cluster transcriptional repressor MraZ → MFMGEYQHTIDAKGRMIVPAKFRDGLGEQFVLTRGLDQCLFGYPMHEWKQIEEKLKALPLTKKDARAFTRFFFSGATECELDKQGRVNIASSLLNYAKLEKECVVIGVSNRIELWSKVIWEQYTEEQEDSFAEIAENMIGFDI, encoded by the coding sequence ATGTTTATGGGTGAATATCAGCATACCATCGATGCGAAGGGCCGCATGATCGTACCCGCTAAATTCAGAGATGGCCTTGGCGAGCAGTTTGTGCTGACCAGAGGGCTTGACCAATGTCTCTTCGGCTACCCTATGCACGAATGGAAACAAATTGAAGAAAAACTAAAAGCTCTTCCTCTCACTAAGAAAGATGCCCGCGCGTTTACCCGTTTCTTCTTTTCAGGGGCGACCGAATGCGAACTGGACAAGCAAGGCAGGGTAAATATTGCATCATCTCTATTGAATTACGCCAAACTGGAAAAAGAATGTGTTGTTATCGGGGTTTCTAATCGAATTGAATTGTGGAGTAAAGTAATTTGGGAACAATACACAGAAGAGCAAGAAGATTCATTTGCTGAAATTGCTGAAAACATGATTGGGTTTGATATATAA
- the bshC gene encoding bacillithiol biosynthesis cysteine-adding enzyme BshC — MQLTELSIKNQNVFVQHYIDGKEEMSSFFDYSIHHKDIWRDRLKDLSSRFFAREELAAYLSSYHHKFGSSAMQSAIEKLKDPSSAAVVGGQQAGLLTGPLYTIHKIISIIVLAKEQEKQLQVPVIPIFWVAGEDHDLDEINFVHTSGENGPAKTKLAQSYWKKSSAASTSLDQEKCAAWVDDVFAAFEETDHTNALLDNVKRCLRESVTFTDFFELLIADLFQEEGLVLLNSGDPGIKKLETAMFQKILQENDKLALAVSDQQAFMREAGYKPIIESGKEQANLFYEYEEERFLIEKDNGRFVINELDLAWTMDELYTHIEEHPERFSNNVVTRPLMQEYLIPTLAFIAGPGEINYWGELKQAFRVMGFNMPPVMPRLNITILERHIEKKLLERNISLQDVIERGTENQRETYFERQIPEEFTAVIDQAKNQIEAIHKTVRQEALKVDQSMEPLLLKNAAFIQDQLQFLERTVTKRIEEKEGCVLKDYERIQNSIKPMLAPQERIWNIMYYLNRYGPKFFISFKNLPFSFQNQHQVVKL, encoded by the coding sequence ATGCAGCTAACTGAACTTTCCATCAAAAATCAGAACGTGTTTGTACAGCACTATATAGATGGCAAAGAAGAAATGTCTTCTTTTTTTGATTACAGCATTCATCATAAGGACATATGGCGCGACAGACTGAAAGACTTATCCTCCCGGTTTTTCGCAAGAGAGGAATTGGCGGCGTACTTATCCTCCTACCATCATAAATTTGGTTCGAGTGCCATGCAGTCTGCTATTGAGAAGCTGAAGGATCCGTCAAGTGCCGCTGTTGTCGGCGGACAGCAGGCCGGACTTTTAACAGGGCCGCTTTATACTATACATAAAATCATTTCAATCATTGTGTTAGCAAAGGAACAAGAAAAGCAGCTGCAAGTGCCTGTCATACCGATTTTTTGGGTGGCCGGAGAAGACCACGATTTGGATGAGATTAATTTTGTCCATACATCTGGAGAGAATGGTCCTGCGAAGACAAAGCTGGCCCAGTCTTATTGGAAGAAATCTTCGGCAGCGAGCACATCGCTTGATCAGGAAAAATGCGCCGCATGGGTCGATGATGTATTTGCCGCTTTTGAAGAAACAGATCATACGAATGCACTTCTCGACAACGTGAAACGATGTTTAAGGGAATCTGTTACATTCACTGATTTCTTTGAACTGCTGATCGCGGATCTGTTCCAAGAGGAGGGATTGGTGTTATTAAATTCTGGAGATCCGGGGATTAAAAAGCTGGAAACGGCCATGTTCCAAAAAATTCTTCAGGAAAATGATAAACTCGCCCTTGCTGTTTCAGATCAGCAGGCCTTCATGCGTGAAGCTGGCTACAAACCCATTATTGAGTCCGGAAAAGAGCAGGCGAATCTGTTTTATGAATATGAAGAAGAGCGTTTTTTAATTGAAAAAGACAACGGCCGTTTTGTCATAAATGAGCTTGATCTCGCATGGACGATGGATGAACTTTATACACATATAGAAGAACATCCTGAGCGCTTCAGCAATAATGTTGTAACGAGACCGTTAATGCAGGAATATCTCATTCCGACTTTAGCCTTTATTGCAGGACCCGGAGAAATCAACTATTGGGGCGAGCTCAAACAGGCCTTTCGGGTGATGGGCTTCAACATGCCTCCTGTTATGCCAAGGCTGAACATCACGATACTTGAACGGCATATTGAGAAAAAGTTGCTTGAACGGAATATCTCATTACAAGACGTGATTGAACGCGGAACGGAGAATCAAAGAGAGACATACTTTGAGCGCCAGATTCCAGAAGAGTTTACCGCGGTCATAGATCAGGCAAAAAACCAAATTGAAGCGATTCACAAAACAGTCCGCCAGGAGGCGTTAAAGGTTGACCAAAGCATGGAGCCTTTACTCCTGAAGAATGCCGCTTTTATTCAGGATCAGCTACAGTTCTTAGAGCGGACAGTGACAAAGCGAATTGAAGAAAAAGAAGGCTGCGTCCTAAAGGATTATGAGAGAATCCAAAATAGCATTAAGCCGATGCTTGCGCCGCAAGAGCGAATTTGGAATATCATGTATTATTTAAACAGGTACGGCCCAAAATTCTTCATTTCATTCAAGAATCTGCCATTTTCTTTTCAAAATCAACATCAAGTTGTCAAACTTTGA
- a CDS encoding 2-dehydropantoate 2-reductase — protein sequence MKIGIIGGGSVGLLCAYYFSLHHEVTVVTRREEQAAAIQSEGVRLDRGGEEFSTDCNADTSLNSDFDLLVVTVKQHQLQSVFSLFERVGKTNILFLQNGMGHIHDLKDWRVGHSIYVGIVEHGAVRKSDTVVEHTGLGAIKWSTFDDAEPDRLNTLFQHNHSDFPIRYEADWYRLLTGKLIVNACINPLTALLQVKNGELLTTPAYLAFMKLVFQEASRILRLENEEEAWERVLAVCGQTKENRSSMLVDIIEGRQTEADAIIGYLLKEASLQGLDAVHLEFLYGSIKALERNTNKVF from the coding sequence ATGAAAATTGGGATTATTGGCGGAGGCTCCGTCGGTCTTTTATGCGCCTATTATTTTTCACTTCATCACGAGGTGACTGTTGTGACGAGGCGGGAAGAGCAGGCTGCGGCTATTCAGTCGGAAGGGGTCCGGCTTGATAGAGGCGGAGAAGAATTCAGCACTGATTGCAATGCGGACACGAGTCTGAATTCGGATTTCGATCTTCTTGTCGTGACAGTGAAGCAGCATCAGCTTCAGTCTGTTTTTTCGTTGTTTGAACGGGTCGGGAAAACGAATATATTGTTTTTGCAAAATGGCATGGGGCATATCCACGATTTGAAAGACTGGCGCGTCGGACATTCCATTTATGTTGGAATCGTTGAGCACGGAGCTGTAAGAAAATCAGATACAGTTGTTGAACATACCGGCTTGGGTGCGATAAAATGGAGCACGTTCGACGACGCTGAACCAGATCGACTTAACACTTTGTTTCAGCATAATCATTCGGATTTTCCAATTCGTTATGAGGCGGATTGGTACCGCTTGCTGACGGGCAAGCTGATTGTAAATGCTTGTATCAATCCATTAACCGCGTTACTGCAGGTGAAAAATGGAGAGTTGCTGACAACCCCCGCTTATCTGGCTTTTATGAAGCTGGTTTTTCAGGAGGCATCCCGCATTTTAAGGCTTGAAAACGAAGAAGAGGCTTGGGAGCGGGTTCTGGCCGTTTGCGGGCAAACAAAAGAAAACCGTTCTTCTATGCTGGTTGATATTATCGAAGGCCGGCAGACGGAAGCTGACGCCATTATCGGATATTTATTGAAGGAAGCAAGCCTTCAAGGCCTTGATGCTGTTCACCTTGAGTTTTTATATGGGAGCATTAAAGCTTTGGAGCGAAATACAAACAAAGTCTTTTGA
- a CDS encoding N-acetyltransferase, translated as MVKVERLLVNYKTLEEFKRFKEYGIQELSMLEDLQDNIIENDSTSPFYGIYFGDKLVARMSLYQVNGKSNPYFDNRQDYLELWKLEVLPGYQKRGYGKALVEFAKSFNMPIRTNPRMKSAEFWNKMNFEAVKYDMARDKGENPLIWHPDMDQEMTPGESA; from the coding sequence ATGGTAAAGGTAGAACGTCTGCTCGTCAACTATAAAACGCTTGAAGAATTCAAAAGGTTCAAAGAATATGGCATTCAGGAACTGTCCATGCTTGAAGATCTTCAGGATAATATTATTGAAAATGACAGCACCTCGCCTTTTTACGGGATTTATTTTGGGGATAAACTTGTAGCGCGAATGAGCCTATATCAAGTTAACGGCAAATCGAATCCTTATTTCGACAACCGTCAGGATTATTTGGAGCTGTGGAAGCTTGAGGTTCTTCCGGGCTACCAAAAGAGGGGATATGGAAAAGCGCTGGTTGAATTCGCAAAATCATTCAACATGCCGATACGGACAAATCCGCGAATGAAATCAGCGGAATTTTGGAATAAAATGAATTTTGAAGCTGTTAAATATGATATGGCGCGGGATAAAGGGGAAAACCCGCTCATCTGGCATCCTGATATGGACCAAGAAATGACACCGGGAGAGTCTGCATAG